The Prunus dulcis chromosome 5, ALMONDv2, whole genome shotgun sequence genomic sequence AAAAGTGGCATTTTCAAGATTTAGGTGAGAAATAATTATCATATAGTTTTGATTGAGGAAACCTAGATATGATCAAGAAAGGTGAAAGGGGGggtaaaaattaaattcttaGAAAAATGGAACAGAAAGGTAGATGCagagatgaaaaataaaaaaagaatcagTTTTGGAAACAGGGCAGTCATGAGTAAAAACCAACTACGGCTTCAATTTGTCACAGAGGCTGGCCATAATAAACTAAGCACAGAAAAACACAAATCAAATCACCCCCAAATGGAATTTACATAAAGATTAGGTTGAGATTGGATCCATTTTGTCATTTTGGATGGCAGTTTATGCTAAAGCAATCTTGCATACCAAAGCTATACAAATCTTGGATCCACTTCTGAATGAAATGAATGCCGTAATCTgactatatatttatatgtatggaCCACCATATGATTAGAAACCAGCAATGTCCTTAAGCATCATACTCTGTattaaaaattggaaatggCATTGTCAACTAATGACTGTTTGCCCCAACCGAAAGATGGTCCACAGAGCTCAAAATAAGACAACTATTGgcattctttttcattttatttattaatttattattgagAATCAATGGTCAATGCCGAATTGCACATCTCACAGCCACTGTAAGTGCTAAAATATGGGAAACCTAAGGGTCTATGTTTCATTCATTTCAATCACTTTTCAACCCTCTTACCAGGCCTACAAGAAGGAACAACCACCCAAtccactttttttctttttctttggggGATAAAAAGGCGATCgaattttattaaatcaatACGAACAACAATACAAAAGACACAAACTCTAAAGATTGTCATCCCAATAACAAGGCATACATGAATAAAACTTTTCCAGTGACCTGAACCAGCTGAAAAAACTGAAACGATTTGGAGGTGATCACTCTCAAAACTTCCCAATCCACTTGTTTTAAAACAGTTATTGACAAGACTTTTACCCCAAGAAACTCCAAAATCTGGCCTGGCCAGATAAAAGATTTGGTTAAAAGCACAATGATTTGTATTTACATGTCATTATATACTATGATatagttattattattgttttatattatatataacaagTTACCAACTAAAAAGGTAAATAcatgcagcagcagcagcagcctaACAAAATTCCACAGCTCATCTCTGTAGATAGATGAAAGTTCGGAGCAAGAAAGAAACTACATAGTAACACAGAGGGCACATGCAGATGCAGTAGTAGGCCAAGAACATATTGTAATTGAACATTTTTCAACCCATGTCCCCATTCTACCCTTGGCATTGCTATTTTTTTACATAACAGAGCAGGCATTTGGGTTCTCATCACTGAAGATCTGAGGTGGGTAGGCATACAACTCCATGGCATACCTTGGTGggtaataataatattcatttttcttcatgaGCTCCACTACCTTGGTCTCTTCTGTGGCAGCTCCTGCttctgcagcagcagcagcatcagGAACAGCAGCATcaggagcagcagcagtagcaGGTGGAGCTTCATcacctttcttctcttctggTTTTGCCTCTTCATCTTTGCCTTTCTTATCTTTGTCACCTTCTTCACCACCTTTTTTCTCCTCTTtggcttcttctttgtttttcttttctggttcTTGTTTCACAATGGAAGCATGCTTCCCAGTCCTTTTGTGCACATACTCTACTAGCTGGGGTGGATCAAACACACCCTTTACTGTCACTTCTGAGCTCTTTAGATCTGGTTCAGCAGATTCCACCCCTAAAAGAATttacacaaaaaagaaaaagcacaGAATGATGAGATTTTTGAAGGACAAAGAAAGAGATCTTTGAAGATTTTCAACATAAATTATATTTGGGTTTGGTGGGATTTGGTCTTGAATTAATGGAATTGAATTGACTTTAATTGGCCCTGGTTTATTGAAATCTaaaaaggaatttattatttaatttaagaaaaagaatgtaTTGACATTGAAACATTGGTCATGCTCATTGGTGAGAGAATAAACTCTTTTTTAAGAGACTCACAAAAagaaagtgatttttttttctctctcttttttgggGAGGTTACAGATGCATTGCACAACTAATAAAAGTGCCGTTGATTGCCAACGcattcatagttcaattttgtttttttgtttttgtttttaactatttttaatGGAAGGTAATAGAATTGCATGAaccaagaggaagaaatgggatcaaatcaaagaaaatacctactttttttcgtttttttctttctggagTTTCTGGAgaacaaaggaaaacaagGTTGAGCTTACCTTTCATTCTCAGAATGCGTTTCTTGATTTCTTGTGCACAAGCATCACAATGCATGTGAACCTTCAGCACCACTATGATAACCACAGGCTGCAAAATACCAAAACAATTGAACCCAACAAATTAATAAGAACCAAATCAGCCAAGAAATtagaaatttaaaagaaaaaaaaaactgaaaatgaaaaggctTGAGTGAACTGAGtacctcttctttcttttcctctggCTTCGGCTGCTCTTTCTCTTCAGGCTTCTTCTCCTCAGCTGGTGGCTTTGGGATTGGAGAGAGAAGCTCAACCTGTCTATGACTCTTCCTCTGAACTCTCTCAAGAACCTTAGTTGGATCAGCCTTCTCACCCTTCACAACCACCTTGTGAGTCTTGCAATCTGTGCTCACATCTTCCACCCctgaaattaaaaacaaacacacattAATCTATCAACCCAATAACACTTAACATTAAtacaaacagaaaacaaaccaAATCTGAAAGGCCGAACCTTGAAAGCCTTTGAGACACCTCTTGACCTTGCGAGCACAGCCTTCACAATGCATATAAACTTTGAGCACAATTTCTTGAGGTGGCGGTGGCAGTGGAATAGCAGCATCAgccttcttctcttccttcttttcctcAGCTTCAggctttttctcttcttctttcttctcttctttcttctcctctgCCTCTGGCTTCTTCACCTCCTCTGGCTTTTTCTcctccattttcttctcctcctaaACAAACACCAACCCAGATACACAAATAAGCCCAAGTAAACAAAAGATGCAGACTTTGAATGAAAcaatcatatttaaaaaaaatacaaaatacaaaacagTAAAGATTATAAGGTTGTAGGACCTCCCCCATTGGTTTAGTTTTGGTTTCTAGTTTTACTCTGATTTAGTTTTAAGCACACTCTCTTGGTCTTGGGTGGAGCTCAGCTTTCTCTTTATGTGTGCAagtgtagagagagagagagagagagagagagtgggcTCTCTTTGTGTGTGTATTAAACTTTCGAGtttcttgtaatttttttccttcctgcTATTTCATATTAAAACCCTGTTGAGGCCCATCAGATCTGGAGCCAAACCCCCACTCGGTTCTCTATGTCACTCTCTCTCATCTAAACCACACCCCCCCTGACGTGGCATTTTTAAGGGCCACGTGCTATGTAGGACGGGCTTTTCTGGAGATGATTATCATTTCCATGCTCTCTCTGCTTATTTGCTTTGGCTCTTTCGGGGCATTTCTGGATTTTTCTTGCACTTGTTTCTGCTCCAGCATTGCTCTTGTTGCTTTCACAATCTTTCCTCTCTTGCCTAGTCATGTTGGCACCCCCTTCATGTGTTGGACTTGGAGTTATTAGAATGGTGGGATGAATTTCGTGGAGTGAGTGGGATTaaaagaattttattatatttggcTGCAATTACTTGCAAATTACATGTATAAGTATACTCAAATGTTTCGCCGATAAAGATTCGATTACATAAGTAACGTCTGAATTTATTGTTcattctaatatttatcctGACACAACTTAACCACTCGTAAAACATGCACAaactacttaataaatgttaCCTAGAAAAATTAagtaaaatcaaatataaacaaGTAAATCACTTGTGCATTGTTGTTTCCCTTATATTAAAATCTCCATTCCTAATCTTTTTTTTACCATACttattactttttatttttccaatagCAAATTcaggaattttcttttataggaGAAGGAAAATACTACTACAAAGCCATTAATAATGAAGATCAATAGACTCTTaaatataagaagaaaaatacacAATCATATAAACATATTTATGCACAAATTAGAATAACATATGCAGAGAAATATAACAGGTTGCCCCTTGCCCCCCCGCACCTTATGTCTTATTTGATGCATTTTTATCAAACAACTTGCACcttaattacataaaaaaattggcaCCTTCATagataaataatataattgagTGAGAGAGCAAGTGTCTTTCACTGGATCTTTAATAGGTCTGCCAGTGAAGGCTCCTAATTCAAACACTTGGCTCATTCTTCAAAGGCTCCAGTACTAGATTTTGAATATACATGTTAATTGTGAGTCAGACGATTGGTTGTTTCTGacatattttcttaattttatttatgtaaataaataaattattaattccTGTAAAGGAAGAATTGCAAAATTACAGCATTGTAATGATTTCACCTTGTTGTCCTCATCTAGGATACAAATGGAAATATGATTTGTACAACACTTGAGAGCAGTGACCCACTTGGCAATGCATGGTAGGCTACTAAATTTCTCACCCTCTACCTCTTAAATTTGCTCTTTATAACTTACCTGTGAATTTCCAGAgttaggaaaataaaaaacgcaaaaactttgaaaaccCATAAGTGCTGTCTGTACGTATCCATTGGACTGTTGAGATATGCAGCATTTCCATTGCCAACCAAGTTCTAGGCTTTACCATGTGCTTTCAATAGGCGATCACAATTCTAATCATGTCAAGAATGATCCAAACCACATGGTATAATAGGTTTATTTTATGTGACACTCATTTATCATTCAAGGGTCAAAGATTGTGTTTGCATGTTTGGGGGAATCGGATTTAAGGAATTCTAAATCCATTTTCTTGTAAAATGTTTATGAAAATTGCCGttttatgttgttaaattgtgaatttgtaTAACACGTTTGAATAAAAGTTGGTATAATTAAGAACATCTCAAACAATCtcttgaaaattaaattaaacttttTAAATTGTGGTTTGTTGATAATAAATTCAGTTACTTATCATTAACTTGATGTTGCAGTTTTGATGATTGAATTTGAGAAGATTATTCAAGAAAAATTTGATAATGTTGCTCATTTATTTTCGCATTTCAAAATTGTTGAAGATACGTTGTAGATGCTCTAATATTAAAACCTCCTCCTCATTAATTATTGGAAGCAAGAGATAAGGGTTTCACTTAAAAGCAAGGTCAAGAGGTGTCCTACACACATGATATATTGGCCCACCTATAGAAAACGTGGCACCCTATGAACCCAAGAGCTTGGATCGAACCAATGCATGGCCGATCATGCAGAACTCGAGGCTTAAAAAGCAAACCTCTCTTCAATTAGCTAAGGCGTCTTCAGCATGAGTAAACCACCGACCTAAAAAttcattataaaaagaaaatccaaaaccctaccatgtttgttttggtaGGTCGACttgattctttttgtttatgtatgCATGTATAGCTTTTGCTATAGTTTGTTGAGAAATAGTTGAATAGGGATTTCGAACTTAATTTCGATGTGACAGATGCAAATGAGAGTGAAAGTTGTGGAAAGATAGAGCCAACTAGCTCCCTCTCAAGTTCTAAACGAggaaatttaaattgaaaactgAACAATTTACAACTCATAGATTGTTACGAAATTAACTTGATTTTATATCATCATTATAGAATGCTACAATATTACGGCAATAAAAAGGTATAACATTTGTTGTATACTCAATCGATTTGTCAAAAAAGATTGCTTATTTAATGCTTGCTTTCAAAATTTTgtcaaaagtaaaaaaaataaaattcaaccTGAAGAAAGGGACTGCATTTCTCGAAACAGATGTTTAATTGTCATAATGaatcttttaattaataaatatatatataatatgacaAGTTAGCTAGCTAAGTATCAAATATGTTGCCTTCAATATGACAAGGAAGGGTCCCAAACCTGACTAAGCAGCATTAAGCCCTTGTGGGAAGGGAAAAAAGTCGGTTGCTAATCTAGAAATTAGTCAGACGAAACACATCactaaacaatttttttttagtataatCAGTTTTGAATTGAGAATAATTAAAATGCGAGAGTCCAAAATTTAGACGAATATATGTTTAAAAACTTATTGGATTAGCGGAAATAGTTTCCAAATTGTGACTTTGTGACTGATAATCAAATAACATAACTAGGGGACGATCCAACATTTCAAAAGGTAGGCAATAATGTTGACTTGGAAGCCACAaaatgaggatgatgatgggATATGCCGATCGATATGGGAATCATTTGGTGGTCATCATATTTACAAGATAAGGATTTTTATGTGTAATTTAGTGCAAATGTGACATGACTCTGATTTGATATTGGATACTTTAGTGCCTGCACAATGTGAATGCGGCTAGCTagctaatttcttttttgagctCTAACATTGGAGGAAAATATGTTTCTAGTAAAAATCTCAATGATTTTGTGGAAAGTCATTtttgaacatatatatatttcaagtGGACATTTGGATGTTATTATTATGCGATAATAATGTGCGAATATTTAGATGAGAGAATGACCGTATATATGAgcacatacatatacatatttcttcattataatatttgtatatcATTCATGCAATCGTGATAAACAAACAGCAAAAAACCCTCCAATTGTATCTAAAGAAGATCAAGTCACCTAATTAACACATACATATATGGGTATGACTTGTGTCACAATGGGTGGCCATAATTCCATGCTTTTTTGGATGAGGTACATATAGACAGAGGGCCCATATTCCCCATACATATATCCACCGCAAAATCTCCATACCTATACCAGGGCTGGCATGCATCAACGTATATATATTCACAAAAATATGAGCAATCATTTTTTCGATTCATGTAATAATTTTACTCGAGGAACATctttatatgatttatttgtcattgtattttaatgattCAAACCTGTGCTCGTCTCAaagttattatttataaatcatATCTAAAATAGCAATCAAATTGGAAAACATTTAACCATTGATTTGGAGATAACCATCGTAGtgctcttttccttttcaaatcACAATTAAAATGTATACGAAgggcagagagagagggccTACTCCTCTATCCAATACAGAAAACCACGTTACCATGTTCCCGTTGAAACGGGATTGTTTTCCCACGTGAGCTTGCCTCAAATAACCACAGCATACGTCTTCGGCTGAAGGGCCTGCTACTTTCTCGCAAACAAATTCAAGTATTTTTCCAATAGTTATTCTTGTTTGTTCTTCCATCTGAATGCCACGTGGGAATGACATGTCCCAAGCCTTGTTATCTCTTAGACACGTAGAAACAAAAGTAATCAATGTTCACCAAAATAATTCCACCTCACCAGAAAAACTTTCGGGCATCGGATGAtagcatgcatgcatgtgctTCTTAGTTCTTGAATCCTGACccaatattattattacaaaTTGACCCCCAAGAAATGGCACTGACCCACAATTCAACGACTCGTCGTTCTCATGAACAATACAAGTCCAGATCTAGCTAGAACCATCAGCTTGAAGTTGTTTTGGTGCCTTCTTCGATTATCTAAATTTGTAATAATATGCCctcatatatttattaaatttccATCGTCATTTGTAAATTATACGTTTATCTGTCACATACGAATTTGTTAACAGAATACTTTATATTACATTAGCATAGGATTTATTCAAATCATATTAGTTATACTGTATATGTCACTTGCCAATGCAAGGGTTACGTACCACAGTTGTTGTGGCCCTCCTTCTTCTGCTTGACGCCTAGGATCGAAATCCCAAAATTATCTTTACTCCCATTGtaaccaatatatatatatatatatatatatatatatatatatatatatattcgtaAACAGAAAAAACGTAACCTAAAATAGTAGGATTTTGATAATTCCATGCATGAATTTAGAGGGTCCACTTAACATGCACCCATCCATTGTTGTACTAAAGCTTTTTTGAGGCCCATAAAGCACAAACTGCTTTTGATTATTCAGAGAGGAAAGGGAATCAGATGTGTGACCCCTTCACGGTTCATCAATGCATTTTAATTGTCAGCAAATCCTTGGGAATATATAACAAACGTAAgatgaaaaaatataatttcttaGCCTAGGATTTCTCTTGCCCTGAAAACTTATTAATCACCCTATTGATTTTTGCCTCGTTTATGTGATTTTATGTATGGGGTTTGATCCGAggagtttttttttcgggGTTCTCATTTTGTTGATTCTTTTTAACAAGATGACAAATACACTGACTTACTCAACAGATCTAATCTTTATTtgcttcaattttgttattgaATTTGACTCACATACAATACAAGTCACAAAATGTTTCTAAGCATCATACAACAGCTTTAGTTGTTCTTGCCTTCAGGTCTGTCCAGTCTTGATGGAGCCCACTATTGGTTTGGACTGAATTTAATTGTTGGAGAGTGTTTTTTGAGCAAGGAGGCCTTTTGCCCCGGCAAATCCAACCGGTGGAAATGTTCTTATTGCATTTCCAACTCATTGTATGGTCTCACAATGGGGGTTGCAAACTTTAATTTCTTGCTAGCTATGTGTTTGGGCCTTTGGCCTCCAACAAAAGAATAATGAGATGGAACAAACAACTGACTTTTAGGTGTTTTGATGTGCTTCACTGAAATAACTTACCCGCATGTGAATCTCAATAGGTTTTCTATttacatatacacatatacactTCAAATCTCaatctttcttttaatttgcCTACATATGTGTATCTCAAGGAACTTCATCTGTTGAAATTAAGGAGGGGGTGCACTTTCCTTCtctaacacaaaaaataaattaaaatttgggcatttgtaattcaaacctgccttttcttttgtttattagTCTTTACTTAACCTCAAGTGAAGCAAACTTCACATTCTCCACACAATTATAAAACTAATGGGACTTCATTTATAGATCTTCATTTTACTGATATAGTACATATACTTCGAATCGAACTGAGAGAGATAGAGTCAAGTATGGTTTTTGCTTATCACACCCAAATTAATTAGCAGATCCCCTTAATCTTAGTATCTTCTCCAATACCCGATTGTCACGTGTCAGCTCGAAACGTTAACCCTATCAGTTATAAGTTCTTGTAACTTACTTATGTACACTTGTGCTGTCACGGAAAAATATATGTTCTCAAAAGAACCCAAATCGTGGAACAGCTAGCACAATTCTAAAACGCTCCTACCTCTGCAGCTAGTTGCAGAGTTTAATGTAACCTTCACTCATTTCATTCACCTTTTCCTCGTTACACACATAAATTAATACCAACCAAACCTTACGCTCCTCATACCTCTCCCCTCTTCCTCTCTCCCCAACTATATATAAATTCCCCTCCATAAATAAAGTTCCAATCtatcaatctctctctctctctttttctctcaagCTCTCTAAAGATGGCTCAATTGCGTGATCTGAAAGATGAGCTTGACATTGTGATCCCAACAATCAGGAACCTTGATTTCTTGGAGATGTGGAGGCCTTTCTTTCAGCCCTACCACCTCATCATTGTCCAAGATGGTGACCCCTCCAACACCATTGGGGTCCCTGAGGGCTTTGACTACGAGCTCTACAACCGCAACGATGTGAACAGGATCCTAGGTCCCAAGGCCAGCTGCATATCTTTCAAAGACTCTGCATGCCGCTGCTTCGGTTTCTTGGTCTCCAAGAAGAAGTACATCTTCACCATCGATGACGATTGCTTTGTAAGTCTTTCGTGCTTTATGTTTCAGTTCACACGTCAATAAATAATGTGTCAGTATACATGTAACTAACATACATTACGTGATTCTAGCGAGTGCTCTATGTTGATGTATTGCAtaaacgtttttttttttggttgagaaaaaTTAAAGGTGGCGAAGGAGCCTAGTGGGAAAGAGATAAATGCTTTGGAACAACACATCAGGAACCTGTTGACACCATCAACTCCATTGTTCTTCAACACACTCTATGACCCGTTTGCGAACGGGTCGGACTTTGTTCGCGGGTACCCATTTAGCTTAAGAGAAGGTCTGCCCACTGCTATTTCTCACGGGCTTTGGCTCAATATCCCTGACTATGATGCCCTAACTCAGCTAGTCAAGCCTCGTGAGCGCAACACCAGGTTACAAATTTACAAGAATAACCCATGATCTTCTATATATCTATGCCTTGAAAAACTTCCAtgctttttcttatttttcattttgggtgTGCTTAAAATAATTTCGGATTGAGATTTTTTAGCTCATGTAGGTATGTGGATGCTGTGATGACAGTCCCCAAAGGAACCCTTTTCCCAATGTGTGGGATGAACTTAGCTTTTGACAGGGAGCTGATAGGCCCAGCCATGTATTTTGGGCTCATGGGTGATGGCCAACCCATTGGCAGATACGATGATATGTGGGCTGGCTGGTGTGCCAAGGTAATTTTCCATGTCTTTTATTTTTACGATAATGCTAGGATACCAAACTTGCGCACCAACTATTTGAGTTTTAAAATGATCTGGCGCTTTATAAGTCAATATTTTATGcatttttaataaagaagCTAGGTAATATGGTTCAATGGACAAGGATGCTAGGTTATTAAATTGGACGGATTATATTAGTTAATGATTTAAATCTAcatgagatgagatgagaCCTTGGATAATgacatattttttgttttttcaggtGATATGTGACCATTTGTTGCTAGGGGTGAAGACAGGGCTGCCATACATATGGCACAGCAAGGCAAGTAACCCATTTGTGAATTTGAAGAAAGAGTACAAGGGCATATACTGGCAGGAAGATATCATTCCATTTTTCCAATCAATCGCGCTCCGAGAAGAGTGTACAAGTGTCCAAGATTGCTACATTGAGCTTGCCAACAAGGTCAAGGAAAGGCTTGGCCCTATTGATCCTTACTTTGAGAAGCTTGGGGATGCCATGGTTACTTGGATTGAAGCCTGGAATGAGCTcaacccaccaccaccagcacAAACTGCAACTGTGGCTCATCCAAATGTTGCCATGAAAAACTAAGGCCATGAGCCCTCCTCTAAATTTAAAGCCAATTTGGCCCTTGCATATGTAATATGttataattttctctttcttctgttCTCTTAAGTATTTATGGATTTTTATCTTTCTGTATTATTAATTGAACTTAAATTCTATCTACAATACAAGGTCGCTATACATAAGATGACTCTAGGTTGAGGGTGAGTGAGGTGTTTGATGAACAGAAACAGAATATTCATTTTCCTTGGTCATTTTGACAAAGAGTAAAAGATAATTATTGTATGTGACAGTAACGTCCTCAATTTCGTATACGTGCCGACACGAGTTTTCTTTACAGGTAGGATCTTCTCATTTGGAGCAGCCGCTGTCAAATTTTTCTTCGTAGCTAGTGAAATTGGACGTTTGGCCACTACAGCCGCCCACATTTTTCTACATGTTTCACATTTTCACAAGATTCATGAGCCGCCTTCATTGGTCCCTCGCAATAAATACGTGTGGTACACTTCTTAGTCATAATTCATATCCCTCATATTAGAGATGGAGCACAACCAAATACTTTTCCTGGCTTTACCAAAATCATCAGATTCAGCCTCTCCTAATCTTTCATCAAACCCATCAAATATTTCTCAAGTGTTTCCTCGTTTTCACTTTGACAGCGCAGGCCTAATgaagaaagaagcaaaaatttaTCAGCATTGTGGAACCTCTTATGGTTCAGTGGACAAGATGAAACCCGGCAAGAAAGAAGGTGGCAAAGAGACCAAGAAGCACAAATATGCATTTCAAACAAGGAGCCAGGTTGATATACTTGATGATGGGTACCGATGGCGAAAATACGGGCAAAAAACAGTTAAAAACAGTAAATTTCCTAGGTTAGTTCTGCTGGCTCTCATCAAATAGTTTTCTTGTGAATTTGTGGTATTGATCTTTGATCTAATTTGGGTATGTTTGAACATCTTATCACAATAATCACATAGACTAAACCACCATTATATCTATCTTTATATGCATGCCTTTGATAGAAAGCAAAAGGGTTCACTTATCAACTACTTAAATCCTGGAAAAAGAACAGCAACCACCCACTTGATAGAAGATCTTCATTGACTAGTAAACAATAGATATAGAAAAGCTCTTTGATCTGTCACCTGGAAGTTAGCATGATACTCCTTTGATCTGTCTATATTGAACTTTGTCAAATTTCTGGCTTGTTTGTCGAATCTATCACCTATAGCTACCTTTTACAGTTCTGATTTATTTTGCAATGAATCTTCTGTGAAACACACAATGAAccaagagagaaaaacccAATAAAGACCAAGAAGTTTTGGATTCTTGTGATGAAGTTATGATATATTGGTTCTCAGTTcaagtgctaagaatggggaTCAAAATTGGAAGTTTTCTATTTCTAAATCAAACACTGTTAGAAAACTACCAGCAATTTATTATTAGATTTGTAAAGTTTATACCTAAGATAGTCCTATAAAAAAATGCACTAAAACACTTGATTGCTCAAACCTGCTCTGTAACTTCATCTTTGTCTAGTTCCATGCTTCACATAATGCTTGAAATTTCCTTCTGTTTCTGCAATGCCTTAGTCATCTTGCTCGTTCTAGTAAATTGGTTTTTCAACTATTTGATGCAGAAGCT encodes the following:
- the LOC117627899 gene encoding heavy metal-associated isoprenylated plant protein 7-like; this encodes MGEEEKKMEEKKPEEVKKPEAEEKKEEKKEEEKKPEAEEKKEEKKADAAIPLPPPPQEIVLKVYMHCEGCARKVKRCLKGFQGVEDVSTDCKTHKVVVKGEKADPTKVLERVQRKSHRQVELLSPIPKPPAEEKKPEEKEQPKPEEKKEEPVVIIVVLKVHMHCDACAQEIKKRILRMKGVESAEPDLKSSEVTVKGVFDPPQLVEYVHKRTGKHASIVKQEPEKKNKEEAKEEKKGGEEGDKDKKGKDEEAKPEEKKGDEAPPATAAAPDAAVPDAAAAAEAGAATEETKVVELMKKNEYYYYPPRYAMELYAYPPQIFSDENPNACSVM
- the LOC117627690 gene encoding UDP-arabinopyranose mutase 1-like; the encoded protein is MAQLRDLKDELDIVIPTIRNLDFLEMWRPFFQPYHLIIVQDGDPSNTIGVPEGFDYELYNRNDVNRILGPKASCISFKDSACRCFGFLVSKKKYIFTIDDDCFVAKEPSGKEINALEQHIRNLLTPSTPLFFNTLYDPFANGSDFVRGYPFSLREGLPTAISHGLWLNIPDYDALTQLVKPRERNTRYVDAVMTVPKGTLFPMCGMNLAFDRELIGPAMYFGLMGDGQPIGRYDDMWAGWCAKVICDHLLLGVKTGLPYIWHSKASNPFVNLKKEYKGIYWQEDIIPFFQSIALREECTSVQDCYIELANKVKERLGPIDPYFEKLGDAMVTWIEAWNELNPPPPAQTATVAHPNVAMKN
- the LOC117627689 gene encoding probable WRKY transcription factor 43, with product MEHNQILFLALPKSSDSASPNLSSNPSNISQVFPRFHFDSAGLMKKEAKIYQHCGTSYGSVDKMKPGKKEGGKETKKHKYAFQTRSQVDILDDGYRWRKYGQKTVKNSKFPRSYYRCTHQGCIVKKQVQRLSKDEEIVVTTYEGIHSHPTDETSAENFDQILRHLQTYNA